In Acuticoccus sp. MNP-M23, one genomic interval encodes:
- a CDS encoding tyrosine-type recombinase/integrase: MTTVPTTTTTTIAIPSPDTGPALPILFAPANERARTRFLEFFAVHIRNPNTRRSYMRSAAEFSAWCEIRGVTSLATVQPIHVAAWIEELGTTHSVPTVKQRLAGIRALFDWLVIGQVMPTNPASSVRGPRHIVRRGKTPVLDPAEARQLLDAIDVSKPVGLRDRALIGLMVYSFARVGAALSLKVEDLYTQNRRLWVRLHEKGGKRHEVPCHHTLEVYIHDYMDGCSLWEDRKGYVFRTIDRNTKTLSDRPMPQANVWQMIRRRARQAEIETLIGCHTFRATGITAYLKNDGALEKAAQMASHASTRTTQLYDRRADEVSLDEVERILI; this comes from the coding sequence ATGACGACCGTTCCCACCACCACCACCACCACCATCGCGATCCCCTCGCCCGATACCGGCCCGGCGCTCCCGATCCTGTTCGCCCCCGCCAATGAACGGGCCCGAACCCGCTTCCTCGAATTCTTCGCCGTCCACATCCGCAACCCGAATACGCGCCGCTCCTACATGCGCAGCGCCGCGGAGTTCTCGGCCTGGTGCGAGATCCGAGGGGTGACGTCGCTTGCGACCGTGCAGCCCATCCATGTGGCCGCCTGGATCGAGGAACTCGGCACCACCCACAGCGTCCCGACCGTGAAGCAGCGCCTCGCTGGCATCCGCGCCCTGTTCGACTGGCTGGTGATCGGCCAGGTGATGCCGACCAACCCGGCCTCATCGGTGCGCGGCCCGCGCCACATCGTGCGCCGGGGCAAGACGCCGGTGCTCGATCCCGCCGAGGCGCGCCAGCTTCTGGATGCGATCGACGTGTCGAAGCCGGTGGGACTTCGCGACCGGGCGCTGATCGGGCTGATGGTCTACTCGTTCGCCCGCGTCGGCGCGGCGCTGTCGCTAAAGGTCGAGGATCTTTACACCCAGAACCGGCGGCTCTGGGTGCGGCTCCACGAAAAGGGCGGCAAGCGGCACGAGGTGCCCTGCCACCACACGCTGGAAGTCTACATTCACGACTACATGGACGGGTGCTCCCTGTGGGAGGATCGCAAGGGCTACGTGTTCCGCACCATCGACCGGAACACCAAAACCCTGTCGGACCGGCCGATGCCCCAGGCCAACGTCTGGCAGATGATCCGGCGGCGGGCGCGTCAGGCCGAGATCGAGACCTTGATCGGCTGTCACACGTTCCGGGCTACCGGCATCACGGCCTACCTCAAGAACGATGGGGCGCTCGAGAAGGCGGCCCAGATGGCCAGCCATGCCTCGACCCGCACCACGCAGCTCTATGATCGGCGGGCCGACGAGGTCAGTTTGGACGAGGTTGAGCGCATTCTGATTTGA
- a CDS encoding Eco57I restriction-modification methylase domain-containing protein, producing the protein MTEQAGFMLHGRNPDVLTCIANLSNDEVFTPPEFANRMLDTLADAWATGNGGANIWASKSVKFLDPFTKSGVFLREITKRLQDGLKDDIPDLQQRVDHILTKQVFGIGITQLTALLARRSLYCSKHAIGEHSIAKGFSDDAGNIWFERAEHTWVNDKCKYCGASKGTLDRGEEAETHAYAFIHTDDIRARIAGMFGDDMQFDVIIGNPPYQLASDGGTRDKPIYQHFVQQAKGLEPRYLCMVIPSRWMAAGLGLAEFRSEMLSDDRIRTLVDFPASTDVFPGVKLMGGACFFLWDRDNPGLCRTILSRSGQKDIYDERRLDEYDILVRDSRALSIIKKVMSKNEQSIVGLLSADKEFGLTSNFSDYKKFEFDGSIPLYAYQGAKRIVVWVSRDNINKSQNLIDTWKVLIPAAGFESQISPTPVLSSLRRATNPSVCTQTYLFLPARSEEEASSMESYVRTRIFRYMVWLRKVSQHATRATYTWVPVQEWNRNWSDEELYEKYDLDAEEIALIEGIIRPLESNGG; encoded by the coding sequence GTGACCGAGCAGGCAGGATTCATGCTGCACGGGCGAAATCCGGACGTTCTGACCTGCATTGCCAACCTCTCCAATGACGAGGTGTTCACGCCGCCGGAGTTCGCCAACCGTATGCTCGACACACTGGCGGACGCCTGGGCCACAGGGAATGGCGGCGCAAACATCTGGGCGAGTAAGTCGGTAAAATTTTTAGACCCATTCACCAAGTCGGGGGTGTTCCTACGCGAGATCACGAAGCGACTTCAGGACGGGCTGAAGGATGACATTCCCGACCTGCAGCAGCGCGTCGATCATATCCTGACCAAGCAAGTGTTCGGGATCGGGATCACGCAGCTTACGGCCCTCCTCGCCCGCCGAAGCCTGTACTGCTCCAAGCACGCCATTGGTGAGCACTCGATCGCCAAGGGCTTCTCGGACGATGCCGGCAACATTTGGTTCGAGCGTGCTGAGCACACGTGGGTCAACGACAAGTGCAAATACTGCGGTGCTAGCAAGGGGACGCTCGACCGCGGCGAGGAAGCCGAGACCCACGCCTATGCCTTTATCCACACTGACGACATCAGGGCTCGGATCGCCGGGATGTTCGGAGACGACATGCAATTCGACGTGATCATCGGAAACCCACCATATCAGCTGGCTAGCGATGGTGGGACGCGCGATAAGCCCATTTACCAGCACTTCGTACAGCAGGCGAAAGGGTTGGAACCGCGCTATTTATGCATGGTTATTCCATCTCGCTGGATGGCAGCAGGCTTGGGGCTAGCAGAATTTCGATCTGAGATGCTGTCCGATGACCGCATTCGAACTCTCGTCGATTTTCCAGCATCAACAGATGTATTTCCCGGTGTTAAGCTTATGGGTGGCGCTTGTTTCTTCCTGTGGGATCGGGACAACCCCGGCTTATGCAGGACTATTTTGTCAAGGAGTGGTCAGAAAGATATTTATGACGAGAGGCGTCTAGACGAATACGATATACTTGTTCGAGATAGCAGAGCCCTAAGTATAATTAAAAAGGTAATGTCTAAAAATGAACAGTCTATTGTAGGATTGCTGTCTGCAGATAAAGAATTTGGTCTTACAAGTAATTTTTCTGATTATAAGAAGTTTGAGTTTGATGGATCGATCCCGCTGTATGCTTATCAAGGAGCCAAGCGCATAGTTGTGTGGGTTAGCAGGGATAATATAAATAAAAGCCAAAATTTGATTGATACTTGGAAGGTTCTTATACCCGCAGCTGGTTTTGAGTCGCAAATATCACCGACGCCGGTGCTTAGTTCATTGAGGCGCGCTACAAATCCATCCGTATGCACTCAGACATATTTGTTTCTTCCGGCAAGATCAGAAGAAGAAGCAAGTAGTATGGAAAGTTACGTTAGGACCCGAATATTTAGGTATATGGTCTGGCTTCGAAAGGTCAGCCAACATGCCACGCGCGCGACATATACATGGGTGCCCGTTCAGGAATGGAATAGGAATTGGTCTGACGAGGAACTGTACGAAAAATACGATCTTGATGCCGAAGAGATCGCATTAATCGAAGGTATCATTCGCCCTCTGGAATCGAACGGTGGATAG
- a CDS encoding DNA methyltransferase, with protein MLDLVGGEAERIDARFFEPACGSGNFLVPVLQRKLAAVEAKFGRSEFEKRHYALLALMCCYGIELLPDNLAECRANLLELFANYLRITAADDLYQAAFFVISLNLIHGDAMTMRGVDELPIHFVEWGYLGRGKFQRRDFRLDVLIGMAAFSAEGSLFAHLGKDELFTPMRTYPPMTARDLAGFASGGVGDAA; from the coding sequence ATGCTTGACCTGGTCGGCGGAGAGGCCGAGCGCATTGACGCCCGCTTCTTTGAGCCCGCCTGCGGGAGCGGGAATTTCCTCGTCCCGGTCTTGCAGCGCAAACTGGCGGCCGTCGAAGCGAAGTTTGGCCGGTCCGAGTTCGAGAAGCGGCACTACGCCCTCCTGGCGCTGATGTGCTGCTACGGCATCGAGCTGCTGCCAGATAACCTCGCCGAATGCCGGGCGAACCTGCTCGAATTGTTCGCCAACTACCTGCGGATCACCGCGGCCGATGACCTGTATCAGGCCGCGTTCTTCGTAATCTCGCTAAATCTAATCCATGGCGATGCCATGACGATGCGCGGCGTAGACGAGTTGCCGATACACTTCGTCGAATGGGGCTACCTCGGAAGGGGTAAGTTTCAACGGCGCGATTTCAGATTGGACGTCCTGATCGGCATGGCAGCTTTCAGCGCCGAAGGCTCGTTATTCGCGCACCTTGGCAAGGATGAACTTTTCACGCCTATGAGAACATATCCTCCGATGACAGCGCGTGATTTAGCGGGCTTCGCCAGTGGCGGCGTCGGAGATGCTGCGTGA
- a CDS encoding ParA family protein, whose protein sequence is MPVISFASSKGGAGKTTSAIVLASELAEGTDVVLIDADPARRLTRWSKLAPPPKRVHVVTSGGERAVQDEIAAARRRASFVLIDLEGAASRLNSFAICESDLVIVPTGDEQQDADEAIETLAQIAMEGRARRRDIAAAVLFTRTNAAVKSKLEKHINGELRAAVRTFGTELNRRTAFSSLHNAGGGLRQLNPADVSGIEKAITNAEAFTAEVVDMLEETRHAAIA, encoded by the coding sequence ATGCCGGTTATCTCCTTCGCGTCCTCCAAAGGCGGCGCGGGCAAGACCACCTCTGCCATTGTCCTCGCCAGCGAGCTTGCCGAGGGCACCGACGTGGTTCTCATCGACGCCGACCCCGCGCGCCGGCTGACGCGCTGGTCGAAGCTCGCACCGCCCCCCAAGCGTGTTCACGTTGTCACCAGCGGGGGCGAGCGCGCGGTCCAGGACGAGATCGCCGCGGCCCGGCGCCGGGCCAGCTTCGTGCTCATCGATCTCGAGGGCGCGGCATCCCGGCTGAACTCGTTCGCGATCTGCGAATCCGATCTCGTCATCGTGCCGACGGGGGACGAGCAGCAGGATGCCGACGAGGCGATCGAGACGCTTGCCCAGATCGCAATGGAGGGCCGGGCCCGGCGGCGCGATATCGCGGCGGCCGTGCTCTTCACGCGCACCAACGCTGCGGTGAAGAGCAAGCTCGAGAAGCACATCAACGGGGAGCTGCGCGCGGCGGTGCGCACGTTCGGAACAGAGCTCAACCGCCGCACGGCCTTTTCCTCGCTGCACAATGCCGGGGGCGGCCTGCGCCAGTTGAACCCAGCCGACGTCAGCGGGATCGAGAAGGCGATAACCAACGCCGAGGCCTTTACGGCCGAAGTCGTCGACATGCTGGAGGAGACGCGCCATGCCGCGATCGCTTGA
- a CDS encoding type II toxin-antitoxin system VapC family toxin, whose protein sequence is MILADTSIWIDHLRAGEPDLKRLLLAEEIVCHPFVIAEIALGSLKGRDKVLGFLDGLAMLPVPEPAEIRQMIEARRLYGRGVGYVDSVLIASCLLRPGTLFWTRDRRLQAVATEIGFAFYP, encoded by the coding sequence GTGATTCTTGCCGATACGTCGATATGGATCGATCACTTGCGCGCGGGTGAGCCCGACCTAAAACGGCTCCTCCTCGCTGAGGAGATCGTTTGCCACCCATTCGTGATCGCGGAGATCGCACTCGGGTCCCTGAAGGGACGAGACAAGGTCCTTGGATTTCTGGATGGTCTTGCCATGCTCCCGGTGCCTGAACCTGCCGAGATCCGCCAGATGATCGAGGCGCGGCGCCTCTATGGACGCGGAGTCGGGTATGTAGATTCCGTGCTCATCGCCTCTTGTCTCCTGCGACCAGGGACATTGTTCTGGACCCGGGACCGTCGCCTACAAGCCGTCGCGACAGAGATCGGGTTCGCGTTCTACCCATAG
- a CDS encoding replication initiator protein A — MARPKRRTALLPQRHDEPDLFLCDILDATPKGDRASMEHPLFSLSVKKDMAPFEYTRGQAGLRIVPAAEEGRANIFDRDILIYVLSQLMAAKEDRRPIGRRVRICAHDLLKATNRHTSGQAYATLRRALTRLQYTQIHTNIHDHGISAWRQISLITDATIVKEDATGRMLDVELELGDWLVKAVENNNVLTLSREYFQLRKPLERRLYELARKHCGQQSEWRIGLSILKDKCGSNSSDKEFKRLVKNICDTDAREHHMPDYTFELAAGNLVVRPRPELTLALGGERRPALSFSDLPVSPDALEKGRALARGWDIHALQQEWRCWVSEKGISVNNMDAHFLDFCRKRGPFDTAHF, encoded by the coding sequence ATGGCCCGACCCAAGCGACGGACCGCCCTTCTTCCGCAGCGGCATGACGAGCCCGACCTCTTCCTCTGCGATATCCTCGACGCCACCCCGAAGGGTGATCGCGCTTCGATGGAGCACCCGCTGTTTTCCCTTTCGGTCAAGAAGGACATGGCGCCGTTCGAATATACTCGCGGCCAGGCGGGCTTGCGGATCGTTCCTGCCGCCGAGGAAGGCCGGGCGAACATCTTCGACCGGGATATCCTCATCTACGTTCTCAGCCAGTTGATGGCGGCGAAGGAAGACCGGCGCCCCATCGGGCGGCGCGTGCGGATCTGTGCGCACGATCTGCTGAAGGCGACCAACCGGCACACCAGCGGGCAAGCCTACGCCACCCTGAGACGTGCTCTGACGCGCCTCCAGTACACGCAAATCCATACCAACATCCACGATCACGGGATTTCCGCCTGGCGGCAGATTTCCCTGATCACCGACGCGACCATCGTGAAGGAGGATGCGACCGGACGGATGCTGGATGTGGAACTCGAGCTTGGCGATTGGCTGGTGAAGGCTGTCGAGAACAACAATGTACTGACCCTCAGCCGCGAGTATTTTCAACTGCGCAAGCCGCTCGAGCGGCGGCTCTACGAGCTCGCCCGCAAACACTGCGGCCAGCAATCGGAATGGAGGATCGGTCTTTCAATCCTGAAGGACAAGTGCGGGTCGAATTCGAGCGACAAGGAATTCAAGAGGCTCGTCAAGAACATCTGCGACACCGATGCGCGCGAGCATCATATGCCGGACTATACCTTCGAGCTTGCTGCGGGGAACCTTGTTGTCCGCCCTCGCCCCGAGCTGACTCTGGCGCTGGGTGGCGAGCGCCGGCCCGCCTTGTCGTTCAGCGATCTTCCGGTCAGTCCTGATGCGCTCGAGAAAGGGCGCGCGCTGGCGCGAGGGTGGGACATCCATGCGCTGCAGCAGGAATGGCGCTGCTGGGTGAGTGAGAAGGGGATCAGCGTGAACAACATGGACGCGCATTTCCTAGACTTCTGTCGCAAGCGCGGTCCGTTCGATACCGCTCACTTCTGA
- a CDS encoding DEAD/DEAH box helicase family protein: MDRPTIDDILAPKPEARLRIYAWTPNDPPPAYKGLIKVGQTTKPDVNDRIRESQGQMQQAYTLHVDNFAEREDGTAFRDGDVRRRLIEKGFENIVVGASREWMRAAPNDVQTAIAELRNGLRLSGTHHETFPMRDEQARAVEQTYVYYQSRWEQDADAVPRFLWNAKMRFGKTFTSYQLAKKMGAKRVLVLTFKPAVEDAWRTDLESHVDFDGWQYLSRSSGRDPTQIETDKPVVYFGSFQDLLGREATGAIKSKNEWLHSINWDLVVFDEYHFGAWRETAKELFEGEDDKVAKKEEKAEYGDGLSQVNEDIGELSESEADFLPITTRAYLYLSGTPFKALATGEFIEEQIFNWTYTDEQRAKAVFATTHPGERNPYGALPQMRLLTYQMPDELLAVASGGEFDEFDLNAFFAASGTGDETSFEHKDDVQKWLDIIRGQHMPQSAASLKTGTRPPFPYSDVRLLPYLQHSFWFLPNVAACHAMANLLAERQNTFWHDYKVIVAAGADAGVGLEALPPVRKAIGAGFETKSITLSCGKLTTGVTVAQWSSILMLRNLKSPETYFQAAFRVQSPWSIKNPNGNDPNAEEVLKPICFVFDFAPTRALRQLSEYGIGLSPGDPNPENAVRELVSFLPVLAYDGANMTQIDAGGILDIAMAGTSATLLARKWESALLVNVDNDTLRRVFDNEEAMAAVERIEGWRALGDNVIETIINKSEKVKDLKKKSKDESLTADEKKELTAEEKEYKSKRKLVQEKLIKFATRIPAFMYLTDFRENTLQDVITKLEPELFRTVTGLSVADFHLLVRLKVFNTERMNEAVFAFRRYEDASLRYTGIESHPGLTHIGLYDTVVARE, from the coding sequence GTGGATAGACCAACCATCGACGATATCCTTGCGCCCAAGCCTGAGGCGCGGCTTCGCATCTACGCTTGGACCCCAAATGACCCGCCTCCGGCTTACAAGGGGCTGATCAAGGTCGGGCAGACAACGAAGCCGGACGTCAACGACCGCATTCGCGAGTCCCAAGGTCAAATGCAGCAGGCCTATACGCTGCATGTCGACAACTTCGCCGAGCGCGAAGACGGCACGGCGTTCCGTGACGGCGACGTGCGTCGACGCCTGATCGAAAAGGGCTTCGAGAACATCGTGGTCGGTGCATCTCGCGAGTGGATGCGCGCAGCCCCAAACGACGTACAGACCGCGATCGCCGAGCTTCGAAACGGACTACGACTGAGCGGCACGCATCACGAGACCTTTCCCATGCGCGACGAGCAGGCGCGCGCGGTCGAGCAGACATACGTCTACTACCAATCCCGCTGGGAGCAGGACGCCGACGCCGTCCCTCGCTTCCTGTGGAACGCGAAGATGCGGTTCGGCAAGACCTTCACCTCTTACCAGCTCGCCAAGAAGATGGGCGCGAAGCGCGTCCTCGTCTTGACCTTCAAGCCAGCGGTCGAGGATGCTTGGCGGACCGACTTGGAATCCCACGTCGATTTCGACGGCTGGCAGTACCTTTCCCGCAGCTCCGGGCGGGACCCCACCCAGATCGAAACGGATAAGCCCGTCGTCTACTTCGGTTCGTTCCAGGACCTTCTCGGGCGTGAGGCAACCGGCGCCATTAAATCCAAGAACGAGTGGCTTCACTCGATCAACTGGGACCTCGTCGTCTTCGACGAGTACCATTTCGGCGCGTGGCGCGAGACCGCCAAGGAGCTGTTCGAGGGCGAGGACGACAAGGTCGCCAAGAAGGAGGAGAAGGCCGAGTACGGCGACGGGCTGAGCCAAGTGAACGAGGACATCGGCGAGTTGTCTGAAAGCGAGGCCGACTTCCTTCCCATCACCACGCGCGCTTACCTCTACCTCTCCGGCACACCGTTCAAAGCGTTGGCGACCGGCGAGTTCATCGAAGAACAAATCTTCAACTGGACCTACACCGACGAGCAGCGAGCCAAGGCGGTGTTTGCCACCACCCATCCGGGCGAGCGCAACCCCTACGGTGCGCTGCCGCAGATGCGCTTGCTGACCTACCAGATGCCGGACGAACTGCTGGCCGTCGCCAGCGGGGGGGAGTTCGACGAGTTCGACCTCAATGCATTCTTCGCAGCTTCCGGAACGGGCGATGAAACGTCCTTCGAGCACAAGGACGACGTTCAGAAATGGCTCGACATTATTCGCGGCCAGCACATGCCGCAGTCGGCCGCCAGCCTGAAGACGGGCACGAGGCCGCCGTTCCCCTATTCGGATGTCCGCCTGCTGCCGTATCTCCAGCACTCCTTCTGGTTTTTGCCCAACGTCGCTGCATGCCATGCGATGGCGAACCTTCTGGCGGAGCGGCAGAACACGTTCTGGCACGATTACAAGGTGATCGTCGCCGCCGGTGCCGATGCCGGCGTGGGCTTGGAAGCCCTCCCCCCGGTCCGCAAAGCGATCGGCGCAGGATTCGAGACGAAGAGTATCACCCTCTCGTGCGGGAAGCTGACGACCGGCGTAACCGTGGCGCAGTGGTCTTCGATCCTGATGTTGCGCAACCTGAAGTCGCCAGAGACCTACTTTCAGGCGGCCTTCCGAGTGCAGTCGCCATGGTCGATCAAGAACCCGAACGGAAACGACCCGAACGCGGAGGAGGTTCTCAAGCCGATCTGCTTTGTGTTCGACTTCGCGCCGACGCGAGCGTTACGCCAACTATCTGAGTACGGCATCGGCCTCTCCCCGGGCGATCCGAACCCGGAGAACGCCGTGCGCGAGCTGGTCTCGTTCCTCCCGGTGTTGGCCTATGACGGGGCCAACATGACGCAGATCGATGCCGGCGGCATCCTCGACATCGCCATGGCTGGCACATCGGCCACGTTGCTCGCCCGTAAGTGGGAGTCGGCACTTCTGGTGAACGTCGATAACGACACCCTGCGCCGCGTGTTCGACAACGAGGAGGCCATGGCGGCCGTCGAGCGCATCGAAGGGTGGCGCGCCCTAGGTGACAATGTCATCGAGACGATCATTAACAAGAGCGAGAAAGTTAAAGACCTCAAGAAAAAGTCGAAAGACGAATCGCTCACCGCGGATGAAAAAAAGGAGCTTACGGCGGAGGAAAAGGAGTACAAATCAAAGCGAAAGCTAGTCCAAGAGAAGCTTATTAAGTTCGCCACCCGGATCCCGGCGTTCATGTATCTCACTGATTTTCGCGAGAATACGCTTCAGGACGTCATTACGAAGCTGGAGCCTGAGCTGTTCAGGACTGTAACTGGACTGTCTGTTGCGGATTTCCACCTGCTCGTGCGCCTGAAGGTGTTCAACACCGAGCGGATGAACGAGGCCGTTTTCGCCTTCCGCCGCTACGAGGACGCCTCCCTTCGCTACACTGGCATCGAGAGCCATCCGGGCCTCACGCACATCGGCCTGTACGATACGGTCGTAGCGCGTGAGTGA
- a CDS encoding transposase, translating to MNALVDTGSGVVLGVQAAPERFADEPEAARRMVERLRVRHSAVPEILTADKAYGSGPFLAWVEERGIEAHVPVIDRTHQTAGRMTHAEFCYDAADDRYVCPEGNVLRRVGDASGEARRSGTTAYRSRLSDCRGCPIKARCTTSSTRAISRSLHQDVRVKVQAREATEVFGHSMRLRKRIERLFACVKHNDGLHRLRLRGLRGADEQFVLAATAQNLKRMTKLLATGGPRIGMVAA from the coding sequence ATGAACGCGCTTGTCGACACCGGATCAGGGGTCGTTCTGGGCGTCCAGGCGGCACCGGAGCGCTTCGCCGACGAGCCGGAAGCCGCCCGCCGGATGGTCGAGCGGCTGCGCGTTCGGCACAGTGCGGTCCCCGAGATACTCACGGCGGACAAGGCCTACGGATCGGGGCCGTTTCTGGCGTGGGTCGAGGAGCGCGGGATCGAGGCGCATGTCCCCGTCATCGATCGCACGCACCAGACCGCCGGGCGAATGACCCATGCCGAGTTCTGTTACGACGCGGCAGACGACCGCTACGTGTGCCCGGAGGGCAACGTATTGCGGCGTGTCGGCGACGCCAGCGGAGAAGCAAGGCGCAGCGGGACGACCGCCTACCGAAGCCGCCTCAGCGACTGCAGGGGATGCCCGATCAAGGCGCGCTGCACGACGAGCTCGACGCGGGCCATCAGCCGATCGCTTCATCAGGATGTGCGGGTGAAGGTTCAGGCCCGTGAAGCCACGGAGGTGTTCGGACACTCCATGCGGCTGCGCAAACGCATCGAGCGGCTGTTCGCCTGCGTAAAGCACAACGATGGTCTCCATCGCCTTCGGCTCCGCGGCCTGCGCGGCGCCGACGAGCAATTCGTGCTCGCGGCCACGGCGCAGAACCTGAAGCGGATGACGAAGCTCCTCGCCACAGGGGGACCGAGGATTGGAATGGTAGCAGCGTGA
- a CDS encoding OmpA family protein: protein MKKMRRQLVFILIVISHVFITTAAKSEFRRDFSSRAKIGTIAFVFDSALLDATARKEIRRIAAEIGRLNSTNSSVVVVGHADSVGAEGYNRELSARRAQAVAQELKSLREAEISVEWEGESRLADPNQPGAEENRRVDIFLECGFEKQSGFCSCHPQTEISPISVRPQPELIVQKWMVSAIIHEDTISGCMGGLVLETRFIDVQKSQEEKDIRVLSSNAGAGSALKIWGGQVSNGDELIVSLLNTGRQCGIGVSFSDYATFEVEASLVGDELIPLVTAGAAMMDVSSSESYRFRASVGGCALEMSLQLERITPIPKPF from the coding sequence ATGAAAAAGATGCGGCGCCAATTAGTATTTATTTTAATTGTGATATCTCATGTTTTCATAACGACCGCGGCTAAGAGCGAATTTAGAAGGGATTTTTCGTCAAGAGCGAAAATTGGCACGATAGCTTTTGTCTTTGATTCTGCGCTTCTTGATGCAACAGCGCGCAAAGAAATTCGACGTATAGCGGCGGAAATTGGCCGCTTAAATAGTACAAATAGTTCTGTTGTTGTAGTGGGCCATGCGGATAGTGTGGGCGCCGAGGGGTACAATCGCGAATTGTCTGCAAGACGAGCTCAAGCGGTAGCTCAAGAGCTAAAATCTCTTCGTGAAGCTGAGATATCCGTCGAATGGGAGGGGGAAAGCCGGTTAGCGGACCCCAACCAACCGGGCGCGGAGGAGAATAGACGCGTCGATATTTTTCTTGAGTGCGGGTTCGAGAAGCAGTCAGGCTTTTGCTCCTGCCATCCGCAGACAGAGATATCGCCAATTTCTGTTAGGCCACAGCCGGAATTAATAGTGCAGAAGTGGATGGTATCAGCAATTATCCACGAGGATACGATCTCGGGATGTATGGGCGGCCTAGTTTTAGAGACGCGCTTTATTGACGTGCAGAAGAGTCAAGAGGAGAAAGATATAAGAGTATTAAGTAGTAATGCAGGGGCGGGGTCGGCACTAAAAATATGGGGAGGTCAAGTTTCGAATGGTGACGAGCTGATTGTAAGTCTATTGAACACCGGTAGACAGTGTGGAATTGGTGTATCGTTCAGCGACTATGCGACGTTTGAGGTAGAGGCATCCCTCGTCGGAGATGAGTTGATCCCACTTGTAACAGCGGGCGCAGCAATGATGGATGTATCCTCGTCAGAAAGCTATAGGTTTAGGGCGTCGGTAGGTGGATGTGCACTTGAAATGTCACTTCAGCTGGAGCGCATTACGCCGATTCCGAAGCCATTTTGA
- a CDS encoding type II toxin-antitoxin system VapB family antitoxin, with protein sequence MRTTVTLDDQLIDRAVALTGVQERGALLRKALTALIERESARRLAQLGGTEPELEASPRRRPEG encoded by the coding sequence ATGCGCACCACAGTCACGCTGGATGACCAGCTTATCGACCGTGCTGTCGCCCTCACCGGCGTTCAGGAACGCGGCGCGCTGCTGCGCAAAGCGTTGACCGCGCTGATCGAACGCGAGAGCGCGAGAAGACTGGCACAGCTTGGCGGAACCGAGCCCGAACTCGAAGCATCGCCGCGCCGGCGGCCGGAAGGGTGA